In Phalacrocorax carbo chromosome 17, bPhaCar2.1, whole genome shotgun sequence, the genomic window AGCTAGAAAATAGAATTAAGCAGTGGACTTAATTTAGGATAAGCTGTGTACGGCTGATGCTACAATGGCATCCAAAGCCTCCCCCTTTCATGCCCTCCTCCAGGCAAACACGGGTCACCGTGTGTATAACCGCGCCGGGCAGGCCTGTTAGAAACGCCACTGACCCAGCACAGGCTTTTGACTGCCAGAGCTTAATGCCATTTGAATGGTTGCTACATGGCGAAACACATGGTGAACCCACACGTGGCACCAGGCCGCGGCACAACTCAGGGCAACTGAGTAGCTCATCGTAACACAGCAAGCTGCCCGAGCTCCACTGAAACCAATGGTTCAACCTGGCGAAACAACATCCCCTGTCAGATGCGCAAAGTGCTTTCCTGAAGTTGTCAAGTCTTCAGGTCCCCAAAAGTCCCCAGAATATTTCTCTCTATAACCTGTGTTTAACACAAGTCCCACAGCCCCTGCTGTTGATAAAACATAACACGATCCTTTCTCAGGCGCTTGGTTCGaggttttgggtgttttttttctctttgtctttaaTATACAGCAATAACATGTGCCACTTTAGGGCAGCGGGCTCCAAGGCTTTCATACAGTGTGTTGTTTCAGGTCACACACACCACCTTTTCTCCTGGTACATACTTAGGCTAAGCAAGTCAATTAACCACGAGGTTTGCACAAGCAGGTCTACAGCAAAGCTATTACCTGTACGGTGGGGGATtgagttttcctttctgttcctgcCAGAGGCAGACGGACCCCCAACAGCGCACTGCTCAGCTGCGAGAATGCCAGCAGGCTTACACGTGTGCCCAGTACAGACTGAGCTGGCAGGTGTTAAGGCACTGCACTTACATGGTCGTCTGTGCGTCACTGGACACTACAGTACTAAAAGCACAAAGCATTTGACttgcttgtgtcagccctggtgtggccagcaggagccgggcagggatggggcccctgtgctcggccctggggaggccccacctcgaatgctgggctcaggtttgggcccctcgggacaagaagggccttgaggggctggagcgtgtccagagaagggcagcggggctggggcagggtctggagcacaagtgtgctggggggcggctgagggggctgggggggtttagcctggagaagagggggctgaggggagcccttctcgctctctgcagctgcctgagagggggttgtagtgggggggggggggggggggggtgctggtctcccaagttactagtgatagaatgagaggaaacagctccaagctgcatcaggggaggtttagattggagataggggaaatgtcttcaccgacagagtggtcaggccttggcacaggctgcccagagaggtgggggagtcaccgtccctgggggtatttaaaagacatgtagatgtggcacttcaaggcatggtttaggggacatggtagtgttggtttggtggttgatgatcctagaggtcttttccaactgtaatgattctattctatgactTGTGAGACCATTACCTAGCAACTTTTGTATCCACCAGCAAAGAGTACCCGTGACAATGTCATTTATTGACAGCGCATACATACAGCAGTTGTGGAAGCAACATTCACAGTAGCAGCTCAATTACATTTCTGTGCCAAACCTTCACATACACTTAATTACATGCTCCTGTGCAGCATTTCCTTGTGTCAGTGGATTATTTTTCAAGAACGTGGTGTTACACACCACTTTCCTCAGTACATGAGCGTAGGGACCCGCAGCAAATCTAGAAGGGATTGTAATTGGTGTGTCTCACGCAAAATGCAAAGGATACAAGGGCCTACGTTAAGCAAAACCCAAGGCTGTGCCTGCAATCGGGGACAGAAGGGACTCAACCACCAAACAAATATTCATGGCAGGCATCCAGGTGGTGTTTCACATTCAGTTTAATTAGAACAGTACTACTGCTTCATTTGTACTCAGGCATAAGTTACTGACAGTATGAACAATACAGGCAACGAACAACAGTTTAAAAGATAAGCTGGCCTAGTTGTGTAGATGACTTTTGGCAACAGTCCTCCTGCTTCGTTAAAAAGCACGGCAGCTAACGCGGCTCCTAGTTGTTTTAGTAGACGTGAACCATGCCGTACAGGAAAGTCCAGAACAGGACGTATGTGAAGAGCCCTCCTATAAGCCCCCCCGTGAAAAGCGGCCTTCGGGATTTAAAGTACTTATTCCACCGCCGTCCGGCTTTTAACACCAAGAGCACGGAGAGGAGGACGGAAGCCAGGAAGTAGAAGATGAAGCCGTGGAGGCCGGTCAGGCCGAGGATCCCCGCCGTGGCGCCCGACAGGGCCGACACCGACGTCCTGCAATAGTCCAGGATGGCGGCGTTCCCGCGCACCGCCGCTTCGCTGATGAACTGCGGCCCCTCCCGCTTGGCCACCACCGCGGCCATGGCTCCCAGCCGGGCTCGGGGATCTCCTCCTTCCCAACGAGACTGGGGTAAAggggagacacacacacacacgctgtACGGGCCGGGGTCGGGCGGGCCggcccgccgcagccccgctcAGAGCGCTCCCGCCGGAGAGCCGGGCCCGCAGAGCCCGCTCGGCGCCGGGGCGGCCGCTGCCGCGACGCCACCCTCAGCTGCGCCGCTCCGGAGCTCGGCGGCCTCCGGGGAGGCGCCTCCCGGCACCGCCCGCCAGACGCCGCCGAGCGCCCGCGGGGCCCTCGCGCCCTCCCCCGGCCCCTACCTCTCATCCACGGCGGCGCGTCGCTCCGCGGGCCCCCCGCGACCGTCACGCCTCGCGCCCTACCGAGGGACAAGCACACACCGCCCGTCACCGCGGGGGCCGAGgccgccgctccgccccgccgggcccaaCCTACCGCCACACCGGAGCCTCTCGCCTCCCCACCGGAAGCTTCTGTCAGGCATCTTGGCGCGGGGAGCGCCGGGAATGCGGTTCTACTTCCGGCGCCGCGGGGGGCGAGGCGGTACGCGATtggctggcggcggcgggggggcgggacCGGGCGAGGCGCTTTTGttcgggcggcggcggcggcggcggggccatGTCGTACGTGC contains:
- the EMC6 gene encoding ER membrane protein complex subunit 6; this translates as MAAVVAKREGPQFISEAAVRGNAAILDYCRTSVSALSGATAGILGLTGLHGFIFYFLASVLLSVLLVLKAGRRWNKYFKSRRPLFTGGLIGGLFTYVLFWTFLYGMVHVY